Proteins from one Lachnospiraceae bacterium KGMB03038 genomic window:
- a CDS encoding histidinol-phosphatase HisJ family protein, producing the protein MHSSFSHDSQTGPEEMIQAALEKGLEMVCFTDHFDKDDMEWGEESIFDPEEYFRILAPLQKKYQGKIDVRIGVELGLRPYLGDYYREFVSAHPFDFVIGSVHCVGGFDPATGKLFEGRTDEEAYRAAFAETLEDIRAFQDFDVLGHLDYVIRYGKTREKEYSYRKFSQEIDGILKFLIENGKGLELNTAGLKYGLPFAHPHPEVLKRYRELGGEIITVGADGHCPEHIAYDFDVVTSLLEECGFRYYAEFKNRKPEFYRL; encoded by the coding sequence ATGCATTCGTCCTTTTCCCATGATTCCCAGACGGGGCCGGAAGAGATGATACAGGCAGCCCTTGAGAAAGGTCTTGAAATGGTATGTTTTACAGACCATTTTGATAAGGATGATATGGAGTGGGGGGAAGAAAGCATCTTTGACCCGGAAGAATATTTCCGCATCCTTGCGCCCCTTCAGAAGAAGTACCAGGGAAAGATCGATGTAAGGATCGGGGTCGAGCTGGGATTAAGGCCGTATCTTGGAGACTACTATCGGGAATTTGTATCTGCGCATCCCTTTGATTTTGTGATCGGTTCTGTCCATTGCGTCGGAGGTTTTGATCCGGCGACGGGAAAGCTTTTCGAGGGAAGGACAGATGAGGAGGCATATCGGGCGGCATTCGCGGAAACACTGGAAGATATCCGGGCATTTCAGGATTTTGACGTGCTGGGCCATCTGGATTATGTGATCCGTTACGGCAAGACGAGGGAGAAAGAATATTCCTATCGGAAATTCTCCCAGGAGATCGATGGGATCCTAAAGTTTTTGATCGAAAATGGAAAAGGACTGGAATTGAATACGGCTGGGCTCAAATACGGACTTCCTTTCGCCCATCCCCATCCGGAGGTGCTGAAACGTTACCGGGAGCTGGGAGGAGAGATCATTACGGTAGGGGCGGACGGCCATTGCCCAGAGCATATCGCCTATGATTTTGATGTGGTGACGAGTCTTCTGGAGGAATGTGGTTTCCGCTATTACGCGGAATTTAAGAATAGAAAACCAGAGTTCTATAGATTATAG
- a CDS encoding methylated DNA-protein cysteine methyltransferase: MAHEEKKDFNAMLYKETDMPKIQIVTDEATIQKYGGQRMYFAPPLTYDKLMKTVPCGKVITVGAIREYLAKTNGADFTDPITAGIFVSIAAWASHQRAENETPYWRTLKANGELNPKYPGGTEAQREKLEAEGHTVIQRGRKNIRYYVKDYEKVLFGLDLAKRE, encoded by the coding sequence ATGGCTCATGAAGAGAAGAAAGATTTTAACGCAATGTTATATAAAGAAACTGATATGCCTAAAATACAGATTGTAACAGATGAGGCGACGATCCAAAAATACGGCGGCCAACGGATGTATTTTGCTCCGCCCCTTACGTACGATAAGCTCATGAAAACCGTTCCCTGCGGGAAGGTGATCACGGTGGGAGCTATCAGAGAATATCTGGCTAAAACCAATGGAGCCGATTTTACAGACCCAATCACGGCGGGAATCTTTGTGTCTATCGCGGCATGGGCAAGTCATCAGCGGGCTGAAAATGAGACACCCTATTGGCGGACTTTGAAGGCAAACGGCGAGTTAAATCCCAAATATCCAGGCGGCACCGAAGCCCAGAGAGAAAAGCTAGAGGCAGAGGGACATACGGTTATCCAAAGGGGCCGGAAAAATATCCGCTATTATGTAAAGGACTATGAAAAGGTTCTTTTCGGCCTGGATTTGGCAAAAAGGGAGTGA
- a CDS encoding extracellular solute-binding protein: MGKGKKAVSVLLVGCMMAAMLLAGCGDGSDSGKTEIEIIQYKMEATDYFDALEEEFNATHDDIHLTIDSPNDASTIMRTRFIREDYPDIIGIGGDINYSYYVDAEILADLSDWDGMDNIKESYIDIAEGLETVPTDGTYIAPYMANAAGILYNRDMFEEHGWEIPTTWDELISLCEDIQAEGILPFYFGFRDTWTCLAPWNAIAVDLAPADVCKQVNRGETTFTEEYREAAEKYIQLMEYGPDDPVAYGYNDACTAFANGDSAMYPIGSYAVPQIQSVNPDINIDSFVMPASDDPAENTLNSGIDLGFCVTAACEDKDAAFEVLDFLYEDENIQAYIDDQNSISCKEGDYELAPMLDGMTEYIESGNMTDYQDHYYPSEMAVDAILQTYVINQDTDAFLARFDKDWARYNRDTIRAVQEYEEENGSAE; this comes from the coding sequence ATGGGAAAGGGGAAAAAGGCAGTAAGCGTACTTTTAGTCGGCTGCATGATGGCCGCTATGCTCCTTGCGGGATGCGGAGACGGCAGTGACAGCGGCAAGACTGAGATTGAGATCATTCAGTACAAGATGGAAGCGACAGACTATTTTGACGCTCTGGAAGAAGAATTTAACGCAACCCATGATGATATCCATCTGACGATTGATTCACCAAACGATGCATCCACGATCATGAGGACCCGGTTCATCCGTGAGGATTACCCGGATATCATTGGTATCGGCGGAGACATCAATTATTCCTACTATGTAGATGCGGAGATTCTGGCAGATCTGTCCGATTGGGATGGAATGGACAATATCAAAGAATCTTATATAGACATTGCGGAAGGTTTGGAGACGGTTCCTACAGATGGAACCTATATCGCCCCGTATATGGCTAATGCCGCAGGTATCCTTTACAACAGGGATATGTTTGAAGAGCACGGCTGGGAGATCCCAACTACCTGGGACGAGCTGATCTCCCTGTGTGAAGATATCCAGGCGGAAGGCATCCTTCCCTTCTATTTTGGATTCCGTGATACCTGGACCTGTCTGGCGCCATGGAACGCGATCGCGGTCGACCTGGCACCGGCAGACGTATGTAAGCAGGTGAACAGAGGCGAGACCACCTTTACAGAGGAATACAGAGAAGCGGCGGAGAAATACATCCAGCTTATGGAGTATGGCCCGGACGACCCGGTAGCGTACGGGTATAACGATGCGTGTACTGCTTTTGCCAACGGTGACTCCGCCATGTATCCGATCGGAAGCTACGCGGTTCCGCAGATTCAGTCTGTAAATCCAGATATCAACATTGACTCCTTTGTGATGCCGGCCAGCGACGATCCGGCTGAAAATACTCTGAACTCTGGTATTGACCTTGGATTCTGCGTCACGGCAGCCTGCGAGGACAAAGATGCGGCCTTTGAAGTTCTGGATTTCTTATATGAAGATGAGAATATCCAGGCATATATTGACGACCAGAACTCGATTTCCTGTAAAGAGGGAGATTATGAACTGGCTCCTATGCTGGATGGTATGACGGAATATATTGAGTCCGGAAACATGACCGACTATCAGGACCACTATTATCCGTCAGAAATGGCTGTAGACGCTATCCTCCAGACTTATGTGATCAATCAGGATACGGATGCTTTCCTGGCAAGATTTGATAAAGACTGGGCGCGTTACAACCGTGACACCATCCGTGCGGTACAGGAGTATGAAGAAGAAAACGGAAGCGCAGAGTAG
- a CDS encoding alpha/beta hydrolase → MKYLEIPIQTEDSLEYARLETYLLDTPGEKIRIQKRPMIVICPGGGYYKLSYREGEPLAIHFLNQGYHACVLRYSVLPARYPTPLLELGEVMKLIHGHAEEWHVDTSHIILHGASAGGHLAGMLGVFWNQEWLADRLGTTAETLRPAGLLLSYPVITAMDPEGHLESFRNLLGEEFEKEKERFSLELQVTKDTPPVFLWHTAADESVPVENSFLMAMALKKAGVPVELHIFPEGAHGLSLASPLVERLDGSGVEESCQCWIDLAQAWLKRLCEK, encoded by the coding sequence ATGAAATATCTTGAAATACCGATTCAGACAGAAGATTCCCTGGAATACGCAAGGTTAGAAACGTATCTCCTGGATACGCCGGGCGAGAAGATCCGGATTCAGAAGCGGCCGATGATCGTGATCTGTCCGGGCGGCGGCTACTATAAGCTGAGCTACCGGGAGGGCGAGCCCTTAGCGATTCATTTTTTGAATCAGGGATACCACGCCTGTGTGCTCCGGTATTCGGTGCTCCCCGCAAGGTACCCGACGCCGCTTCTGGAGCTGGGAGAGGTAATGAAGCTGATCCATGGGCATGCAGAAGAGTGGCATGTGGATACCAGTCATATTATCCTGCATGGCGCATCGGCAGGAGGCCATTTAGCGGGAATGTTGGGAGTGTTCTGGAACCAGGAATGGCTTGCGGACAGACTTGGCACAACGGCTGAGACGCTGCGTCCGGCGGGGCTGCTTTTGAGTTATCCTGTGATCACAGCGATGGACCCGGAGGGACACCTGGAAAGCTTCCGCAATCTGCTGGGGGAAGAATTTGAGAAGGAAAAAGAGAGGTTTTCTCTGGAACTGCAAGTGACGAAGGATACACCGCCCGTTTTTCTGTGGCATACCGCGGCAGATGAATCGGTGCCGGTAGAGAATTCCTTCCTTATGGCAATGGCGCTGAAAAAAGCAGGCGTTCCAGTGGAACTGCATATTTTCCCGGAAGGAGCCCATGGACTGAGCCTGGCGTCGCCGCTGGTGGAGCGGCTGGATGGATCTGGCGTGGAGGAATCCTGCCAATGCTGGATCGATTTGGCGCAAGCTTGGCTAAAGCGGTTATGCGAGAAGTAA
- a CDS encoding HAD family hydrolase yields the protein MAYDVFLFDLDGTLTDSSVGITKSVIYALKKYGIEEEDQKKLYAFIGPPLTESFQKFYGFSAEQSIEAVEYYREYYREIGIFENKVYEGMKETLRQLKEKGKRLMVATSKPEPFARRIIRHFGLASYFEYVAGMELDGGRGTKAEVIAYALQSCGIDDRGKTVMVGDREHDVIGAKKEGLDCIGVLYGFGSREELEKAGADWIIEKPEELCELA from the coding sequence ATGGCATACGATGTTTTTTTATTTGATCTGGATGGAACGCTGACAGACTCGTCAGTTGGGATTACCAAGTCGGTGATATACGCGTTAAAAAAGTATGGGATCGAAGAAGAAGACCAGAAGAAACTTTATGCGTTTATCGGTCCGCCCCTTACGGAATCTTTTCAGAAATTCTATGGATTCTCTGCGGAACAGTCGATAGAGGCGGTAGAATATTATCGGGAGTATTACCGGGAGATAGGGATTTTTGAAAACAAAGTCTATGAAGGGATGAAAGAGACGCTGAGACAACTAAAAGAAAAAGGGAAGCGGCTGATGGTGGCGACTTCAAAGCCAGAGCCTTTTGCGAGGCGGATCATCCGGCATTTTGGGCTGGCCTCTTATTTTGAATACGTGGCCGGCATGGAACTGGACGGAGGCCGGGGAACAAAGGCGGAAGTTATCGCTTACGCCCTGCAAAGCTGCGGCATTGATGACCGAGGGAAAACAGTTATGGTCGGAGACCGGGAACATGATGTGATCGGCGCAAAAAAAGAAGGGCTGGACTGTATCGGTGTTTTATACGGATTTGGAAGTCGTGAAGAACTGGAAAAGGCCGGCGCCGATTGGATCATAGAAAAACCGGAAGAGTTATGTGAACTGGCATGA
- a CDS encoding triose-phosphate isomerase, whose protein sequence is MARKKIIAGNWKMNKTPSEAVALVEELKPLVANEDVDVVFCVPAIDIVPVVEACKGTNIQVGAENMYFEESGAYTGEIAPAMLVDAGVKYVVLGHSERRDYFGETNEDVNKKVLKAFEHGITPIMCCGETLEQREQGVTMDFIRQQVKVGLQNVTADQAKAMVIAYEPIWAIGTGKTATTEQAEEVCKGIRECVAEVYDAATAEEIRIQYGGSVNAGNAAELFAQADIDGGLVGGASLKADFGKIVNYNK, encoded by the coding sequence ATGGCAAGAAAAAAAATTATCGCAGGCAACTGGAAAATGAACAAAACTCCAAGTGAGGCGGTTGCCCTGGTTGAAGAATTAAAACCATTGGTAGCAAATGAGGACGTAGATGTAGTATTCTGTGTTCCGGCTATTGATATTGTTCCTGTTGTAGAGGCTTGTAAAGGAACGAATATCCAGGTTGGCGCTGAGAATATGTATTTCGAGGAGAGCGGCGCTTACACAGGCGAGATCGCTCCTGCCATGCTTGTAGACGCAGGCGTGAAATACGTAGTTCTTGGACATTCTGAGAGAAGAGATTACTTTGGAGAGACCAACGAAGATGTGAATAAGAAAGTCCTGAAAGCATTTGAGCATGGCATTACGCCGATCATGTGCTGCGGCGAGACCCTGGAGCAGAGAGAGCAGGGCGTGACCATGGACTTTATCCGTCAGCAGGTGAAAGTAGGACTTCAGAACGTGACGGCTGACCAGGCAAAAGCTATGGTGATCGCATATGAGCCGATCTGGGCTATTGGAACTGGCAAGACTGCTACTACAGAGCAGGCAGAGGAAGTGTGCAAGGGAATCCGTGAGTGCGTGGCAGAAGTGTATGATGCGGCTACCGCAGAAGAGATCCGCATCCAGTACGGCGGATCTGTCAACGCGGGAAACGCGGCAGAGCTGTTTGCTCAGGCTGATATTGACGGCGGATTAGTAGGCGGAGCTTCTCTGAAGGCGGATTTTGGAAAGATCGTAAACTATAATAAATAG
- a CDS encoding AraC family transcriptional regulator, with product MDNYLFSVLENENFIDLVLYQCGWEQCIPAHSCGPIAKSHYLFHYVISGTGTLDAQDSNGISKRYSIRSGQGFMMFPGQICSYCADRDLPWEYTWLEFDGLRIKEALQIAGLSPSSPIYRTHSKELRGKMEEEMLYIVHHAKESPFHLLGHGFLFLDYLTHSIAPYQVAQSGKIQDFYIKEAIAYIEQNFHNDISVEGIARHCGLNRSYFGTLFRQSLGQTPQEFLIRYRMVKAAELLKLTHLSIQDISSTVGYANPLHFSRAFKKVYGKSPRIWRSDHQSGPGDF from the coding sequence ATGGATAATTACTTATTTTCCGTCTTAGAAAACGAAAATTTTATTGATCTTGTCCTATATCAATGCGGCTGGGAACAGTGTATTCCCGCTCATTCCTGCGGTCCTATAGCGAAATCTCATTATCTGTTCCACTATGTGATCTCCGGAACCGGAACTTTGGATGCGCAGGACAGCAATGGAATCTCCAAGAGATATTCTATTCGGTCGGGACAGGGATTTATGATGTTTCCGGGACAGATATGCAGTTACTGCGCGGACCGCGATCTTCCCTGGGAATACACTTGGCTTGAATTCGACGGTCTCAGGATCAAGGAAGCTTTGCAGATTGCCGGTCTTTCTCCGAGTTCCCCTATCTACCGCACCCATTCTAAGGAACTTCGCGGCAAGATGGAAGAAGAAATGCTCTATATCGTGCATCATGCTAAAGAATCTCCCTTCCATCTTCTGGGGCATGGTTTCCTTTTTCTGGATTATCTGACTCACTCCATTGCTCCTTACCAGGTCGCTCAGAGCGGGAAAATCCAGGATTTCTATATCAAAGAAGCGATTGCCTATATTGAGCAGAATTTTCATAACGATATTTCTGTCGAAGGTATCGCCCGGCACTGCGGACTAAACCGCAGCTATTTCGGTACCCTGTTCCGTCAGTCTCTAGGACAGACGCCCCAAGAATTCTTAATCCGCTACCGAATGGTAAAAGCGGCAGAGCTTCTTAAGCTTACCCACCTCTCCATCCAGGATATCTCAAGTACCGTCGGTTATGCAAACCCGCTGCATTTCTCTCGCGCGTTCAAAAAAGTGTACGGGAAATCCCCCCGGATATGGAGGTCTGACCATCAATCGGGGCCGGGGGATTTTTAA
- a CDS encoding adenylate kinase — translation MDHIKMGLIRSGNTKLTPLSSDGDLTDYLWPILREIIKTAIENGQNLIVEGCYVPFDWRRDFEPKYLSEIKYYCLVMSGDYVKLHFQEIKKYADIAEKRLDDSGYTMETALEENRKILEQCRDCGKEYILIADKYQVDIDL, via the coding sequence ATGGATCATATCAAGATGGGGCTGATCCGCAGCGGAAATACGAAGCTTACGCCTTTGAGCAGTGATGGGGACTTGACGGATTATCTGTGGCCGATCCTGCGGGAGATCATCAAAACAGCCATTGAAAACGGGCAGAACCTGATCGTGGAAGGCTGCTATGTTCCATTTGACTGGCGCAGAGATTTTGAGCCTAAGTATCTTTCAGAGATAAAATACTACTGTCTTGTTATGAGCGGCGATTATGTGAAGCTTCATTTTCAAGAGATCAAGAAATATGCGGATATTGCAGAAAAGCGGCTGGATGACAGTGGATATACGATGGAAACCGCGTTGGAGGAAAACAGGAAGATTCTAGAGCAGTGCAGGGACTGCGGGAAGGAATATATTTTGATCGCGGATAAGTACCAAGTGGATATTGATCTGTGA
- a CDS encoding 2,3-bisphosphoglycerate-independent phosphoglycerate mutase: protein MSKKPTVLMILDGYGLNDSVKGNAVAEGKTPVMDRLMKEYPFVKGNASGMAVGLPDGQMGNSEVGHLNMGAGRIVYQDLTKITKAIQDGDFFENKALLAACANVKENGSSLHLMGLVSDGGVHSHIEHIFGLLELAKRQGIEKVYVHCFLDGRDTPPASGKEYVEQLEAKMKELGVGEVATVMGRYYAMDRDNRWDRVEKAYRALVYGEGEQAASGPEGIQASYDKDETDEFVLPTVVVKDGKPTAVIKEKDSIIFFNFRPDRAREITRTFCDDEFTGFDRGARVKTTYVCFTEYDVTIENKQVAFVKEEITNTFGEFLAAHGMKQARIAETEKYAHVTFFFNGGVEEPNEGEDRILVKSPKVATYDLKPEMSAYEVCDKLTEAIRSGKYDVIIINFANPDMVGHTGVEAAAVKAIEAVDECVGKAVEAIKEVDGQMFICADHGNAEQLIDEETGEPFTAHTTNPVPFILVNADPAYRLREGGCLADIAPTLIQLMGMEQPKEMTGKSLLI, encoded by the coding sequence ATGAGTAAGAAACCAACAGTATTGATGATCTTAGATGGATATGGATTGAATGACAGCGTGAAAGGCAACGCGGTGGCGGAGGGCAAGACCCCAGTCATGGATCGGCTGATGAAGGAGTATCCATTTGTAAAAGGGAACGCCAGCGGCATGGCGGTCGGCCTGCCGGACGGACAGATGGGAAACTCTGAGGTGGGACATCTGAATATGGGAGCCGGTCGGATCGTGTATCAGGATCTGACCAAGATCACGAAAGCAATCCAGGATGGAGATTTCTTTGAGAACAAGGCGCTTCTTGCGGCCTGCGCAAATGTGAAGGAGAATGGTTCCAGCCTGCATCTGATGGGCCTGGTATCAGACGGCGGTGTGCACAGCCATATCGAGCACATTTTCGGTCTGCTGGAACTGGCAAAACGGCAGGGAATTGAGAAGGTTTACGTGCATTGTTTCCTGGACGGCAGGGATACACCTCCGGCCTCTGGAAAAGAATATGTGGAGCAGCTGGAAGCGAAGATGAAAGAACTTGGCGTTGGAGAAGTGGCTACGGTAATGGGACGTTACTACGCTATGGACCGGGATAACCGCTGGGACCGGGTAGAGAAAGCCTACCGGGCGCTGGTATATGGAGAAGGAGAGCAGGCGGCAAGCGGCCCGGAAGGAATCCAGGCGTCTTATGATAAGGATGAGACCGATGAATTCGTGCTTCCTACAGTAGTGGTAAAAGACGGGAAGCCTACGGCTGTCATTAAAGAAAAGGATTCCATAATCTTCTTTAACTTCCGCCCGGACCGGGCAAGGGAGATCACCCGGACATTCTGCGACGATGAATTTACCGGATTTGACCGGGGAGCGCGGGTGAAGACCACGTATGTGTGCTTTACAGAATACGATGTGACCATTGAGAATAAGCAGGTGGCATTCGTAAAAGAAGAGATCACCAATACCTTTGGAGAGTTCCTGGCCGCTCATGGAATGAAGCAGGCCCGGATCGCCGAGACAGAGAAATACGCTCACGTAACATTTTTCTTCAACGGCGGTGTAGAAGAGCCAAACGAAGGAGAAGACCGGATTCTGGTCAAATCGCCAAAGGTTGCCACCTATGATCTGAAACCAGAGATGAGCGCGTATGAAGTGTGCGACAAACTGACGGAGGCAATCCGCTCCGGAAAGTACGATGTGATCATCATCAATTTCGCGAACCCAGATATGGTAGGCCATACCGGAGTAGAAGCGGCCGCGGTCAAAGCCATTGAGGCTGTAGACGAGTGCGTGGGAAAAGCGGTAGAGGCTATCAAAGAAGTAGATGGACAGATGTTTATCTGCGCGGATCACGGGAATGCGGAACAGCTTATAGATGAGGAAACCGGCGAGCCGTTTACGGCCCACACTACCAATCCGGTACCGTTTATCCTAGTGAACGCAGACCCGGCGTATCGATTAAGAGAAGGCGGCTGCCTGGCAGATATCGCGCCGACTTTGATCCAGTTGATGGGAATGGAGCAGCCAAAAGAAATGACAGGAAAATCCTTGTTAATATAA
- the gap gene encoding type I glyceraldehyde-3-phosphate dehydrogenase has translation MAVKVAINGFGRIGRLAFRQMFGAEGYEVVAINDLTSPKMLAHLLKYDSSQGKYALADTVKATDDSIIVDGKEIKIYAMANAEELPWGEIGVDVVLECTGFYTSKEKASAHVKAGARKVVISAPAGNDLPTIVYNVNHDTLKPEDTVISAASCTTNCLAPMAKALNDLAPIKSGIMCTIHAYTGDQMTLDGPQRKGDLRRSRAAACNIVPNSTGAAKAIGLVIPELNGKLIGAAQRVPTPTGSTTILTAVVEGAVTVDQINEAMKAASNESFGYNTDEIVSSDIIGMRYGSLFDATQTMVLPLDNGTTQVQVVSWYDNENSYTSQMVRTIKYFSELA, from the coding sequence ATGGCAGTAAAAGTAGCGATTAATGGATTCGGGCGTATTGGACGTCTTGCGTTCAGACAGATGTTCGGAGCAGAGGGATATGAGGTGGTTGCGATCAACGACCTGACATCTCCGAAGATGCTTGCTCACCTGTTGAAATATGACTCTTCACAGGGCAAATACGCGCTGGCCGATACAGTAAAGGCAACAGACGATTCTATCATTGTTGATGGAAAAGAAATCAAGATCTACGCAATGGCGAACGCTGAAGAGCTTCCTTGGGGAGAGATCGGAGTAGATGTTGTCCTTGAATGTACAGGATTCTATACATCCAAAGAAAAAGCTTCCGCTCATGTAAAAGCAGGAGCAAGGAAAGTCGTTATTTCAGCGCCGGCTGGAAACGATCTGCCAACTATCGTATATAATGTAAACCACGACACTTTGAAACCGGAAGACACCGTAATCTCCGCGGCTTCCTGTACGACCAACTGTCTGGCGCCGATGGCAAAGGCTCTCAATGACCTTGCGCCGATCAAGTCTGGTATCATGTGCACCATTCACGCGTATACAGGCGATCAGATGACTCTGGACGGTCCGCAGAGAAAAGGTGATTTAAGAAGATCCCGCGCCGCTGCCTGCAATATTGTTCCAAACAGCACAGGCGCTGCGAAGGCAATCGGTCTAGTTATCCCAGAGCTGAACGGAAAACTGATCGGGGCCGCTCAGCGTGTTCCGACCCCGACTGGTTCCACCACGATCCTGACAGCAGTTGTAGAGGGAGCTGTAACAGTTGATCAGATTAATGAAGCTATGAAAGCTGCTTCAAATGAATCCTTTGGATATAATACAGACGAGATCGTATCCAGCGATATCATCGGTATGAGATATGGTTCTCTGTTTGACGCTACTCAGACAATGGTACTTCCACTGGACAACGGAACTACACAGGTTCAGGTTGTTTCCTGGTATGACAATGAGAATTCTTACACCAGCCAGATGGTAAGAACAATCAAATATTTCTCTGAATTAGCATAA
- a CDS encoding phosphoglycerate kinase, with amino-acid sequence MLNKKSVDDINVKGKKVLVRCDFNVPLIDGKITDENRLVAALPTIKKLIADGGKVILCSHLGKPKGQPVPELSLAPVAARLSELLGQEVKFAADPEVVGPNAKAAVEAMKDGDVVLLENTRYRAEETKNGEEFSKELASLCDVFVNDAFGTAHRAHCSNVGVTQFVDTAVVGYLMQKEIDFLGNAVNNPERPFVAILGGAKVSSKISVIENLLDKVDTLIIGGGMSYTFSKAQGGSVGKSLLEEDYCQYALDMLQKAKDKGVKLLLPVDTVVADDFSNEANSKVVKAGEIPEDWEGLDIGPETEKIFCEAVKDAKTVVWNGPMGCFEMPNFAHGTEAVAKALAETDATTIIGGGDSAAAVNQLGYGDKMTHISTGGGASLEFLEGKELPGVAAANDK; translated from the coding sequence ATGCTTAACAAGAAATCAGTTGACGACATTAATGTAAAAGGGAAAAAAGTCCTGGTAAGATGTGATTTCAACGTTCCATTGATCGATGGGAAGATCACAGATGAAAACCGTCTGGTGGCTGCCCTTCCGACGATCAAAAAGCTGATCGCCGACGGAGGAAAAGTAATCCTTTGTTCTCACCTTGGCAAGCCAAAGGGACAGCCTGTTCCAGAGCTTTCTCTTGCGCCGGTTGCGGCGCGTTTGTCCGAACTTCTTGGACAGGAAGTAAAATTCGCGGCTGACCCGGAAGTAGTAGGACCAAACGCGAAAGCGGCGGTTGAGGCTATGAAGGACGGTGACGTGGTTCTTCTTGAGAACACTCGTTATCGGGCAGAAGAAACGAAAAACGGAGAAGAATTCAGCAAAGAACTGGCTTCTCTGTGTGATGTTTTCGTAAATGACGCGTTTGGAACCGCTCACCGGGCACATTGTTCCAACGTAGGCGTGACCCAGTTTGTGGATACGGCGGTTGTGGGGTATCTGATGCAAAAAGAGATCGACTTCCTTGGAAACGCGGTCAACAACCCGGAACGTCCATTTGTAGCGATCCTGGGCGGAGCAAAAGTTTCCAGCAAGATCTCTGTTATTGAAAATCTGCTGGATAAAGTAGATACACTGATCATCGGCGGAGGAATGTCCTATACATTCAGCAAGGCCCAGGGCGGAAGCGTTGGAAAATCCCTGCTGGAGGAAGATTACTGCCAGTATGCGCTGGATATGCTCCAGAAAGCGAAAGACAAGGGCGTAAAACTTCTGCTCCCGGTGGACACCGTAGTGGCCGATGATTTCTCAAATGAAGCCAACAGCAAGGTCGTAAAAGCCGGAGAGATCCCGGAAGATTGGGAAGGCCTGGATATCGGACCGGAGACGGAGAAAATCTTCTGCGAAGCGGTGAAAGACGCTAAGACGGTAGTATGGAACGGACCAATGGGCTGCTTTGAGATGCCAAACTTCGCGCATGGAACAGAGGCGGTTGCCAAGGCTCTCGCGGAGACAGACGCTACTACTATCATCGGCGGCGGAGATTCCGCGGCGGCAGTGAACCAGCTTGGATATGGGGATAAAATGACCCACATCTCTACTGGCGGCGGAGCTTCCCTGGAATTCCTGGAAGGCAAAGAACTGCCGGGCGTAGCGGCCGCTAACGATAAGTAA